From a single Candidatus Krumholzibacteriota bacterium genomic region:
- the rsmH gene encoding 16S rRNA (cytosine(1402)-N(4))-methyltransferase RsmH — translation MHHIPVMLEQVVSLLITDPDGRYVDCTLGLGGHSLRILDTAGSRMEITGIDRDLDAIEEAKRRLMKFGRRMNYIHGNFADIDLLLAGGKYEGFLFDLGLSSFQISDRKRGFSYLDDRPLDMCMGSGGGSVIKLLATASEGELHRIIRDYGEERKGRGIARTIVRIRGEKEIKTTGQLRSIVEMAVPSGHLINSLSRVFQAFRIWANKELENLEAVLPKAVEMLMPGGRIVVMSYHSLEDRIVKNFFRSEEKGCICPSDFPVCNCGKKPELKVLTRRPMIPGDDEIAANSRARSARLRAAERL, via the coding sequence GTGCATCATATTCCGGTCATGCTCGAACAGGTTGTAAGTCTTCTGATCACGGATCCGGATGGAAGATACGTTGATTGTACGCTGGGTCTTGGTGGACATTCGCTCAGAATACTCGATACTGCCGGCAGCCGGATGGAGATAACAGGAATAGACAGGGATCTGGACGCGATCGAGGAAGCGAAAAGACGTCTGATGAAGTTTGGAAGAAGAATGAATTATATCCATGGCAATTTCGCCGATATCGACCTGCTTCTGGCGGGTGGAAAATACGAAGGATTCCTATTTGATCTCGGGCTTTCCTCATTTCAGATATCTGACAGAAAGAGGGGGTTCAGCTATCTCGACGACCGTCCTCTCGACATGTGCATGGGAAGCGGGGGAGGTTCTGTCATAAAGCTTCTCGCCACGGCATCCGAGGGCGAGTTACATAGAATAATCAGGGATTATGGAGAGGAAAGAAAAGGAAGAGGCATAGCCAGGACGATCGTCAGGATCAGGGGGGAAAAAGAGATCAAAACCACAGGCCAGCTCCGGTCGATCGTTGAGATGGCCGTGCCTTCCGGACATCTTATCAATTCTCTTTCGAGGGTTTTCCAGGCTTTCAGGATATGGGCCAACAAAGAACTGGAGAATCTTGAAGCGGTCCTTCCCAAAGCCGTCGAAATGCTGATGCCTGGCGGGCGGATCGTGGTCATGAGTTACCACTCACTTGAAGACCGAATCGTAAAAAATTTTTTTAGAAGTGAAGAGAAAGGGTGTATATGCCCTTCTGATTTTCCGGTCTGTAATTGTGGGAAAAAACCCGAGTTGAAAGTGCTCACCCGGCGCCCGATGATTCCCGGCGATGATGAGATCGCCGCTAACAGCAGGGCAAGGAGCGCCAGACTCAGGGCTGCAGAGAGGTTGTAA